A section of the Terriglobales bacterium genome encodes:
- a CDS encoding DUF2911 domain-containing protein, whose product MKRSSRYGIAACSLMLALTLQSSAQQDKSKRPSPPGTASFKFDDGKTITISYSRPKINDPKSGQPRKIYGGLVPYGEVWRAGANEATSFVTQADLTVGNTKVPAGNYTLYILPAENGPWKLIISKKTGQWGIPYPGEASDLARIDMQTAKTPATVQEFTISFDKRSPNAGVMKFDWENTSASVDFSEANP is encoded by the coding sequence TCCAGCCGGTATGGAATCGCAGCTTGCAGCCTGATGCTAGCTCTCACCCTGCAGAGCAGCGCGCAGCAGGACAAATCCAAGCGTCCTAGCCCGCCGGGCACAGCAAGCTTCAAATTCGACGATGGCAAGACGATCACTATCAGTTATAGCCGTCCCAAGATCAACGACCCGAAGAGCGGGCAGCCGCGTAAGATTTACGGCGGTCTCGTGCCCTACGGTGAAGTCTGGAGGGCCGGCGCCAACGAAGCTACTTCTTTCGTCACGCAGGCCGATCTCACGGTTGGCAACACGAAGGTCCCCGCCGGCAACTACACGCTGTACATCCTGCCGGCCGAGAATGGGCCGTGGAAACTCATCATCAGCAAGAAGACCGGGCAGTGGGGGATTCCCTATCCGGGCGAGGCATCCGACCTGGCCCGCATCGACATGCAGACGGCGAAGACCCCGGCGACAGTCCAGGAGTTCACCATTTCCTTCGACAAGCGCAGCCCGAATGCCGGGGTGATGAAGTTCGACTGGGAAAACACCAGCGCGTCGGTAGATTTCAGCGAAGCAAATCCGTAG
- the gcvPB gene encoding aminomethyl-transferring glycine dehydrogenase subunit GcvPB, with the protein MSGKIRKATTHVNQNEGLIFEKSSPGKKGYKLSQLDVPDVNPSKLLGNSARPDLGNMPEVSEIEIIRHFTRISTWNYGVDTGLYPLGSCTMKYNPRINEIVARLDGLANAHPYQPERVSQGALLILQVLRKALMEICGMEAITLQPAAGAHGELTGILLARAYLQSKGDPRKKILIPDSAHGTNPATAAIAGYAVENLKSNARGMVDIPSLEAQMNQDVAALMLTNPNTLGVFEQDIHKIADIVHRKGGLVYMDGANMNALVGKVRPGDFGVDVMHLNLHKTFSTPHGGGGPGSGPVACKKILEPFLPVPVVVTKKDGSLGFDYDRPQSIGRVRAFYGNFGMHVRALAYIMANGRDGLLQTTEDAVLNANYIRKKLDGVYDLPYSTPSMHEVVFSDHKQTAKGIKTGDIAKRLIDYGFHPYTVSFPLIVHGALMIEPTESESIEELDLFIDAMKQVAQECESEPETVINAPHTTRISRLDEVRAARQPILRWKPQAQSAKGD; encoded by the coding sequence ATGAGCGGCAAGATCAGGAAAGCCACCACGCACGTCAACCAGAATGAAGGGCTGATTTTCGAGAAGTCATCGCCCGGCAAGAAGGGATACAAGCTCTCCCAACTCGACGTGCCCGACGTCAATCCATCGAAACTGCTGGGCAACTCAGCCCGCCCGGACTTGGGGAACATGCCCGAGGTCAGCGAGATCGAAATCATCCGCCACTTCACCCGCATCTCGACGTGGAATTACGGCGTCGATACCGGGCTTTATCCGCTGGGCTCCTGCACCATGAAGTACAACCCGCGGATCAACGAAATCGTGGCGCGCCTGGACGGTCTGGCCAATGCGCATCCCTACCAGCCGGAGAGGGTGTCGCAGGGAGCGCTGCTCATCCTGCAAGTGCTGCGCAAGGCGCTGATGGAAATTTGCGGCATGGAGGCGATCACGCTTCAGCCGGCCGCCGGCGCGCATGGCGAACTCACCGGAATCCTGCTGGCGCGCGCCTACCTGCAATCCAAAGGCGATCCACGCAAGAAGATCCTGATTCCAGACTCGGCGCACGGCACCAACCCTGCCACCGCGGCCATCGCCGGTTACGCGGTAGAGAATCTGAAGTCCAACGCCCGGGGGATGGTCGACATCCCGTCGCTGGAAGCTCAGATGAATCAGGATGTCGCGGCGCTGATGCTCACCAACCCCAACACGCTTGGCGTTTTCGAGCAGGACATCCACAAAATTGCCGACATCGTCCATCGCAAGGGCGGCCTGGTCTACATGGATGGCGCCAACATGAACGCGCTGGTCGGCAAGGTGCGTCCGGGCGACTTCGGCGTGGACGTGATGCACCTGAACTTGCATAAGACGTTTTCCACGCCTCATGGCGGCGGTGGACCCGGCTCCGGTCCGGTGGCGTGCAAGAAAATTCTGGAGCCTTTTCTGCCGGTCCCGGTGGTCGTCACCAAGAAAGACGGCTCGCTTGGGTTCGATTACGATCGCCCGCAGTCGATCGGGCGGGTGCGCGCCTTTTACGGCAACTTTGGCATGCACGTGCGCGCGCTGGCCTACATCATGGCGAACGGCCGCGACGGCCTGTTGCAGACCACCGAAGACGCGGTGCTCAACGCCAACTACATTCGCAAGAAGCTGGATGGCGTTTACGATCTGCCGTACTCAACGCCCAGCATGCATGAGGTCGTATTCAGCGATCACAAGCAGACAGCCAAAGGTATCAAGACGGGGGACATCGCGAAGCGGCTCATCGATTATGGATTTCATCCCTACACGGTGTCGTTTCCGCTGATCGTGCACGGCGCCCTGATGATTGAGCCGACGGAAAGCGAGTCCATCGAGGAATTGGATTTGTTCATCGATGCCATGAAACAGGTGGCGCAGGAGTGCGAGTCCGAGCCGGAAACGGTGATCAACGCACCGCACACGACGCGCATCTCCCGGCTGGATGAAGTCCGGGCCGCGCGCCAGCCGATCCTGCGCTGGAAGCCGCAGGCACAATCCGCGAAGGGCGATTAA
- a CDS encoding zinc ribbon domain-containing protein — protein sequence MPRYEFFCEDCQKEFEVILTLSEYEKGKVKCPKCDGKHVHQEAAAFFAVTSKKS from the coding sequence ATGCCTCGCTACGAATTCTTCTGCGAAGATTGCCAAAAAGAATTTGAAGTGATTCTCACCCTTAGTGAATACGAAAAGGGCAAGGTGAAGTGCCCGAAGTGCGACGGCAAGCACGTTCACCAGGAAGCCGCGGCGTTCTTTGCCGTTACGTCCAAGAAATCATAA